The following proteins come from a genomic window of Pirellula staleyi DSM 6068:
- a CDS encoding response regulator transcription factor → MAKETPHDESDAPVKAGAKRILLVDDDAEIIEAMRFALESRGYTVMVARDGNQGLAIAERDDPDLVILDMMMPKRSGFLVLEKLRRTRPNPVRVIMITANEGSRHKAYAEMLGVDDYLRKPFAMDKLLDAVARLLA, encoded by the coding sequence ATGGCTAAGGAGACTCCACACGACGAGAGCGACGCACCCGTTAAGGCCGGTGCGAAAAGGATTCTGCTCGTCGACGACGATGCCGAGATCATCGAAGCGATGCGGTTTGCTCTCGAATCGCGGGGCTACACCGTCATGGTGGCTCGCGACGGCAACCAAGGGCTTGCCATCGCCGAGCGCGACGATCCCGATCTGGTGATTCTCGACATGATGATGCCCAAGCGAAGCGGTTTTTTGGTCCTCGAAAAGCTTCGCCGCACCCGCCCCAATCCGGTTCGTGTGATCATGATCACCGCGAACGAGGGGAGCCGTCACAAGGCCTATGCCGAAATGCTCGGAGTCGATGACTATCTCCGCAAGCCGTTTGCCATGGACAAATTGCTCGACGCTGTCGCTCGGCTGCTCGCCTAG
- a CDS encoding DinB family protein gives MNGREAIKLSLQATKDHLDWMVADFSDADLLVRPIPEANHAAWQIGNVIFGDVMLIKSEFPDSKMPELPAGFDENHGTPGATSDDPAKFLSKSDYLTLLSKSRAATIETLMSLTDDDLDGDTKGSMKSFCPKIAHLFLTVANHTTMHSGQFTVIRRKLGKPVLF, from the coding sequence ATGAACGGACGCGAAGCGATCAAGCTCAGTCTTCAGGCCACCAAAGACCATCTCGATTGGATGGTGGCTGATTTCTCGGACGCCGACCTGTTGGTGCGACCCATTCCCGAAGCCAATCACGCTGCCTGGCAGATCGGCAATGTGATTTTCGGCGACGTGATGCTGATCAAGAGCGAGTTTCCCGATTCGAAGATGCCCGAACTCCCCGCCGGTTTCGACGAGAACCACGGAACTCCTGGCGCAACATCGGACGACCCGGCCAAGTTCTTGTCGAAGAGCGACTATTTGACCCTCCTCAGCAAGTCGCGTGCAGCGACGATTGAAACGCTGATGAGCCTCACCGACGACGACCTCGATGGCGACACCAAAGGGAGCATGAAGTCGTTCTGCCCCAAGATCGCCCATCTGTTCCTCACGGTCGCCAATCACACCACCATGCACAGTGGTCAGTTCACGGTCATTCGCCGCAAACTGGGTAAGCCGGTGCTGTTCTAA